The following are encoded together in the Babesia microti strain RI chromosome II, complete genome genome:
- a CDS encoding hypothetical protein (overlaps_old_locusTagID:BBM_II03110): protein MESTHGTTKLDYSTITNESLLGLSNCDMLLLSDIYSRCYSNKLNTSHTAVSESLDLALTFERVAFFKKILKDSGSFVSAAREYTHLVDSLVTNITECKDILDASLSRSNSATETIAKTLEFADKMALTQLISTEIIDKFHVLESYDSSDNLMSFDERIQKLTTKGFKCIESIIMAQNIISQNREYKALTELIDVKNLELDSICEQLFTQLQDIIREYSSGSPNAESFFETIYLKDCNLPFNKSFLVLSHRKIYLNYLVEHLILAKIKRLAHILSITRFDSINHLLAFAHEIREEGKGFINMLTYMQKSQKPLIAYYSQTPENTGLISQSVDVETPSNNTLQDNPLVRVLDDKLRTFTVSHHLKALRLLTFYINKYTEEPDSVLFFLEIFKKFRDELMKEFERQIDDMGEDFVRETTNEIETGPGLIICDTIDSLIKKFTDKYYK from the coding sequence ATGGAATCTACCCATGGCACGACAAAACTTGACTATTCCACAATCACTAATGAATCTCTGTTAGGATTGTCAAATTGTGATATGTTGCTACTTTCTGACATATATTCTCGTTGCTActcaaataaattaaatacatcACACACGGCAGTTAGTGAATCACTGGATTTAGCCTTGACTTTTGAAAGGGTGGccttttttaaaaaaattctcAAGGACTCTGGATCATTTGTCTCTGCTGCTAGGGAATATACCCATCTTGTTGATTCTCTTGTTACTAATATAACAGAATGTAAAGATATTTTGGATGCTTCTCTAAGCAGATCAAATTCAGCCACTGAGACTATTGCAAAAACATTGGAATTTGCCGATAAAATGGCGCTTACTCAGTTAATAAGTACTGAGATTATCGACAAATTTCATGTATTGGAATCGTACGATTccagtgataatttgatgTCATTTGATGAACGAATCCAAAAATTGACTACAAAAGGCTTTAAATGCATTGAATCGATTATAATGGCTCAAAACATAATATCTCAAAATAGGGAATACAAAGCCTTAACTGAACTAATtgatgtaaaaaatttggaaCTTGATTCTATTTGCGAGCAATTATTTACTCAACTCCAGGATATAATCAGGGAATACTCCTCTGGATCCCCAAATGCAGAATCATTTTTCGAAACTATATACCTAAAAGATTGCAATTTGCCCTTTAACAAATCATTCCTAGTACTATCGCATAGGAAAATATACTTGAATTACCTTGTAGAGCATCTCATACTAGCAAAGATCAAACGTTTAGCTCATATACTATCAATAACTCGATTTGACTCAATTAACCATTTGTTAGCATTTGCCCATGAAATACGCGAGGAGGGCAAGGGGTTTATCAACATGCTGACATATATGcaaaaatcgcaaaaacCTCTAATAGCATACTATTCGCAAACTCCAGAAAATACAGGTCTAATAAGCCAATCAGTCGATGTGGAAACTCCATCAAATAACACATTACAAGATAATCCATTGGTACGAGTTTTGGATGACAAACTACGCACCTTTACAGTATCGCACCATTTGAAAGCATTGCGCCTGTTAACTTTCTacatcaataaatatacagaAGAGCCAGATTCTGTACTTTTTTTCTTGGagatatttaaaaagttCAGGGATGAACTTATGAAGGAGTTCGAACGCCAAATTGATGACATGGGGGAGGATTTTGTTCGAGAGACCactaatgaaattgaaactGGCCCAGGGCTTATCATATGCGACACTATTGACAGTCTAATTAAGAAGTTCACAGATAAGTATTacaaataa
- a CDS encoding Adaptor complexes medium subunit family (overlaps_old_locusTagID:BBM_II03115), translating to MLIDHFYTFSAQGDVLISRTFLQYNNERLQLPETLFIDYLSDQKNVAPVFSVPLKDGNVYFAHIRRQDMIFVLTTYKPLPPSYLIDLLYRITCVFKDFFGVLNEEAILKNFFLAYELLDEIIDFGYPQCTSTNLLKDRIHNFPTPPIDAHFHPINKTLPSTASQRPVVIKSCEKLQKNITLKNHLQIFSPQPFAREYSEEVFIDVVERLNVMQTGAGNIEYATLDGSIVVKNFLKDNPLLKIGLSDHISSIPIEEILFSSVVNYQRYANDQSLEFRPPEGETKLMNYTTSNNRLFKVPLNVSCNIEFIDKGQVNLTATIVCTLLHHSCGPIIAKCPLHPKTTQVSLHANNVAKQTYEYDATNKLLIWRIEGLTYERSVVLSALISMEGLSASAEAIKKQIGPIALTYEVPMFTSTSLQVIYLKMNTINQHFRWIRYVTMSSSHLYRI from the exons ATGCTGATAGACCACTTCTATACCTTCTCTGCGCAGGGTGACGTACTTATATCACGTACATTTTTACAGTACAATAATGAGCGCCTCCAATTGCCCGAGACTCTATTCATTGATTACTTATCTGACCAGAAAAACGTGGCTCCTGTCTTTAGTGTACCACTAAAAG ATGGAAACGTATACTTTGCGCACATAAGACGACAAGATATGATATTCGTCCTTACAACATACAAGCCATTACCTCCCAGCTATCTAATTGACCTACTCTATCGCATAACATGTGTGTTCAAG GACTTTTTTGGAGTACTAAATGAGGAGGCTATtcttaaaaatttttttttggCATATGAACTACTTGATGAGATTATTGACTTTGGATACCCTCAATGCACCTCAACTAATCTGTTAAAGGACAGAATCCACAATTTTCCTACTCCTCCAATTGATGCTCACTTCCACCCAATCAACAAGACTTTACCCAGCACCGCATCGCAGAGGCCTGTTGTAATCAAATCATGTGAGAAGTTACAAAAAAACATAACTctaaaaaatcatttacaaatattttcacCGCAACCATTTGCTAGAGAGTATTCTGAGGAAGTGTTTATTGACGTGGTGGAGCGGCTTAATGTTATGCAAACAGGAGCTggtaatattgaatatgcGACCCTCGATGGGTCTATAgttgttaaaaattttctaaaaGACAATCCTTTACTTAAAATTGGTTTGAGTGATCACATATCATCAATTCCCATTGAGGAAATTTTGTTCAGCTCCGTTGTTAACTATCAGAGGTACGCTAACGACCAAAGCCTGGAATTCCGTCCTCCTGAAGGTGAAACTAAACTCATGAACTATACAACTTCTAACAATAGATTGTTCAAAGTTCCTCTGAATGTATCTtgtaatattgaatttattgacaAGGGGCAGGTTAATCTTACCGCTACCATAGTCTGTACATTACTACATCATTCTTGCGGGCCCATAATTGCAAAATGTCCCCTCCATCCCAAAACAACACAAGTTTCACTCCATGCAAACAATGTGGCAAAACAAACTTACGAATATGATGCCACTAATAAGTTGTTGATATGGAGAATTGAAGGTTTAACTTACGAAAGGAGTGTCGTACTTAGTGCCTTAATTTCAATGGAAGGGCTCTCCGCATCCGCCGAAGCCATTAAGAAACAGATTGGCCCTATCGCTTTGACATATGAAGTACCGATGTTCACTTCTACATCACTGCAAGTGATATACTTGAAGATGAACACTATCAACCAGCACTTCAGGTGGATTAGATATGTAACTATGTCCAGCTCTCACTTGTATCGCATTTAA